A genomic stretch from Chitinophaga agri includes:
- a CDS encoding RNA recognition motif domain-containing protein, translating into MDIYVSNLSPYVANEDLINQFSKFGVVNSANVIFDKFTNRSRGFGFVNMPNDAEAQKAIQEMDGSSVEGKTIAVSKARPREERPARSYNNNQW; encoded by the coding sequence ATGGATATTTATGTATCTAATCTGAGTCCTTATGTCGCAAATGAGGATCTGATAAATCAATTCTCTAAATTCGGCGTAGTTAATTCAGCTAATGTAATCTTTGATAAATTTACTAACCGCAGCAGAGGCTTTGGTTTTGTTAATATGCCTAATGATGCGGAAGCACAAAAGGCCATTCAGGAAATGGATGGATCATCCGTTGAAGGAAAAACAATCGCTGTTAGTAAAGCCAGACCAAGAGAAGAAAGACCAGCAAGGTCTTACAATAATAATCAATGGTAA
- a CDS encoding acyl-CoA dehydrogenase family protein produces MRDASLNDFIANFEYRLRQIFYESNDINQLSLQRGLPDHMWKDIMDMVPLSVAIPTEYGGRGCIVKECLSLLSAASYESLPLSLTFGINIALFLEPLAKYGNVEIKKEVFDSFLHKQSMGGLMITEPDFGSDALNMATAYRELTDSFTVKGLKHWQGLTGQANFWLIAARKDLGNGNLSRDIDFFLADNSAPEQEVIVESYFNNLGLYMIPYGLNRIDIEVPKTHQLIKRTTGIKMMLDILHRSRMQFPGMGMGFIKRMLDEAMDHTKSRMVGASNLFAMDSIKFQLSRIQTAFTICSAMCYKSSSMSGIEHSLAGEGLEANSMKALVTDLMHESAQLCLQLSGANGYKINHIAGRGIVDSRPFQIFEGSNEMLYTQIAEMVMKDMKRGQVRNLYAFLSAFRLTKRSSPYFREQLDFHISETLTQRKLVDLGRIISRLICTDYTLEMEDVGYRSDLVQSCIGNMKVDIAHLISNLSMENIATPVDDYLEGSDWLDFIK; encoded by the coding sequence ATGCGAGATGCAAGTCTTAATGATTTTATAGCAAATTTTGAATATAGACTCAGGCAGATATTCTATGAGTCTAATGATATCAACCAACTAAGCCTGCAGCGGGGTTTACCTGATCATATGTGGAAGGATATCATGGATATGGTGCCATTATCGGTCGCGATACCAACTGAATATGGCGGCCGTGGTTGTATTGTAAAAGAATGTTTATCCCTGCTGTCAGCCGCTTCTTACGAGTCCTTACCGTTGTCCTTAACTTTTGGTATTAACATCGCCTTATTTCTGGAGCCGTTAGCGAAATATGGGAATGTCGAAATCAAGAAGGAGGTATTTGACAGTTTCCTGCACAAGCAAAGTATGGGTGGATTGATGATCACGGAACCTGATTTCGGCAGTGATGCACTGAATATGGCGACTGCCTATCGTGAACTGACAGATTCGTTTACTGTGAAAGGGTTGAAGCACTGGCAGGGATTGACCGGTCAGGCCAATTTTTGGTTGATAGCGGCGAGGAAGGACCTGGGAAATGGCAATCTGTCAAGAGACATAGATTTTTTCCTTGCGGATAACAGTGCGCCGGAGCAGGAGGTCATTGTTGAATCTTATTTCAATAACCTGGGTTTGTACATGATCCCTTATGGATTGAACAGGATTGACATTGAAGTGCCGAAAACGCACCAGCTGATCAAGAGAACAACTGGCATTAAGATGATGCTGGACATACTGCACAGGAGCCGGATGCAGTTTCCGGGTATGGGAATGGGATTTATTAAGCGTATGCTTGATGAGGCGATGGACCACACGAAGAGCAGGATGGTAGGCGCCAGCAATTTATTTGCAATGGACTCTATTAAGTTTCAGTTGTCCCGTATTCAGACTGCCTTTACAATTTGTTCGGCCATGTGTTATAAGAGCAGCAGCATGAGTGGCATTGAGCATAGCCTTGCAGGCGAGGGACTGGAGGCAAACAGTATGAAGGCGCTGGTGACAGATCTCATGCATGAATCGGCACAGTTATGTCTGCAGTTGTCCGGGGCCAACGGGTATAAAATAAATCATATCGCAGGACGGGGCATTGTAGACAGCAGACCCTTTCAGATCTTCGAGGGGTCTAATGAAATGTTATACACCCAGATTGCGGAAATGGTCATGAAAGATATGAAACGTGGGCAAGTGAGGAACCTGTATGCTTTCTTGTCAGCATTCAGGCTCACAAAGCGTTCCTCCCCTTATTTCAGGGAGCAGCTGGACTTTCATATCTCAGAAACACTTACACAGCGGAAACTGGTAGACCTGGGTAGGATTATCAGCCGGCTGATTTGTACAGATTATACACTGGAAATGGAGGATGTTGGTTATAGGTCGGATCTTGTACAGAGTTGTATTGGCAATATGAAGGTGGACATAGCTCACCTGATATCCAATCTTTCAATGGAAAATATAGCAACACCGGTAGATGACTATCTGGAGGGGAGTGACTGGCTGGACTTCATTAAATAG